A genomic region of Salinibacterium sp. NK8237 contains the following coding sequences:
- the mscL gene encoding large conductance mechanosensitive channel protein MscL has translation MLSGFKEFILRGNVIDLAVAVVIGAAFTAVVNTIVEAVFNPLIGALFSAESLATALPVAIGTSGATIYFGAVLAAIIQFVLVAAVVYFAIVAPMNYANKLANARKPVVIEPEAGPTEAELLLQIRDLLAKQNG, from the coding sequence ATGTTAAGCGGATTCAAAGAATTCATTTTGCGTGGCAATGTCATCGACTTGGCCGTAGCCGTCGTCATTGGCGCTGCCTTCACGGCAGTCGTCAACACGATTGTGGAAGCGGTTTTCAACCCGCTCATCGGCGCCCTGTTCAGTGCAGAGTCGCTGGCGACAGCACTCCCGGTCGCAATTGGCACCAGCGGGGCAACGATCTACTTCGGCGCGGTCCTCGCGGCGATCATTCAGTTCGTGCTCGTCGCCGCCGTCGTGTACTTCGCCATCGTTGCACCTATGAACTACGCCAACAAGCTCGCGAACGCGCGCAAACCGGTCGTTATCGAACCTGAAGCTGGCCCGACCGAAGCAGAACTGCTACTGCAAATTCGCGACCTTCTCGCCAAGCAAAACGGCTAG